One stretch of Bombina bombina isolate aBomBom1 chromosome 7, aBomBom1.pri, whole genome shotgun sequence DNA includes these proteins:
- the LOC128636480 gene encoding THAP domain-containing protein 1-like — translation MTKCIVTGCQSKQVKKKPTGNISLHCFPRSPKRIRQWLKNTGQKFDDVENIIKTIMQPRTSINYRMCSEHFNLECFHMVGSRKKLKSDAIPTIFCNVQCVDKNIIENEDAIPSTSVILPHENVDTPLQEIDTSRYTDADDNSVAPDTPSWLTDHSYATAMSSVESYLSTQESINPIRSISDCVNKKRKCIEMTSSSNVQGQLSQIVNDPTLLISNKSSLTSSKSSITIQKN, via the coding sequence ATGACTAAGTGTATAGTGACTGGTTGCCAATCAAAACAAGTTAAGAAGAAACCTACTGGAAACATAAGCCTCCACTGTTTCCCAAGATCACCAAAAAGAATTCGACAATGGCTAAAGAACACCGGACAAAAATTTGATGACgtggaaaatataataaaaacaataatgcaaCCAAGGACTTCGATAAACTATAGAATGTGTTCAGAACATTTTAATCTTGAATGTTTTCATATGGTGGGttcacgaaaaaaattaaaaagtgatgCTATACCAACAATTTTTTGTAATGTTCAATGTGTGGATAAAAATATCATAGAAAATGAAGATGCAATACCATCAACATCAGTGATACTTCCTCATGAAAATGTAGATACACCATTACAGGAAATTGATACATCTCGGTATACTGATGCTGATGACAATTCGGTTGCTCCTGATACTCCGTCTTGGTTGACTGATCATAGCTATGCTACAGCAATGTCTTCTGTGGAAAGCTATCTTTCAACACAAGAATCAATCAATCCAATACGTAGTATCAGTGACtgtgtaaataaaaaaaggaaatgtattgaAATGACTTCAAGTTCGAATGTTCAGGGACAATTATCTCAAATAGTTAATGATCCAACTCTTTTAATTTCCAATAAATCTTCATTAACATCTTCTAAGAGTAGTATTACTATTCAAAAAAATTAA